In Gemmatimonadota bacterium, the genomic window AGACCTTTTGGCCGGACGAAAGTGCCGTGGGTCGGATGATCCACAGCCAGGGCAGCGCGGACTCGTGGGAAGTCGTCGGCGTGGCCGGCAACGTGCGCTTCGTCGACGTGCAGGAAGATCCCCCACCCCTCATCTACCTCCCCATGGTAGCGGGAGGCGCAGGGTTGGCGGGGAGATCGTCCTCGATGGACGTGGTCGTAAGAGTGGCCGGAGATCCGCTAGAGGCAGTCGAATTGGCGCGTCAGGCTCTGCGTCAGATCGATCCCCGTCTACCCATGATCAACCCGCGCACGGTCGAGACCATCGTGGAGGAATCGATGGCGTCGACTTCGTTCACGGTGCTTCTATTGGGCATCGCGGCGGGCATAGCCCTGCTGCTCGGCACGGTCGGGATCTACGGCGTGATCTCGTATATCGTGAGCCGCCGCACGCAGGAGATCGGGGTCCGCATGGCGCTCGGCGCGGCCCGCGCGACCGTGCTACGTGGTGTGGTGGGTCAGGGCATGACGCTCACCGGCATCGGTATCGTGGTCGGTCTGCTCGGCGGGTGGGGCTTGAGCCGGGTGCTCGCGTCACTCCTCTACGGCGTGACGGCGACGGATCCGCTGACGTTCGTGGGGACGGCGGGGCTGCTGGCGATCGTCGCCCTGCTCGCCACCTGGATACCCGCACGGCGAGCCTCACGCGTGGACCCGGCCGAGGCGCTCAGATCGGAGTGAGGCTCGTCGCGTCCGCCTGCGAGTCCTACCGGAGGTTCAGCGCCTCTCGAAGCTCCTGCGCCGACTGACCCGACACCCACACGGGGCTTCCCCGGTCGAACTCTTTCGCCCGAGCCAGCGGCCCCACGATGACGGGCTCCAACCCCGTGTCTCTCACGAGATCGGCTACGATGTCCCGGGCTTCCGCGTCGTCACCGGCAATGGGTACGCCGATCTTCTCGCCGCTGCGTCCGATGGGGTTCGCGAGCATCCGTGCGCCGAGGCTGTTGAACGCCTTGACGAGTCGAACGCCGGGTAGGTATTGGGCCATAGCCAGACCCGTCCCCATCTCCAGCCACTCATCCGTGAGGGGCCCGTCGCGGTCCGCGCGAGGATTGGT contains:
- a CDS encoding NAD(P)-binding domain-containing protein produces the protein QVLFSSRNPEELMDLVQSAAPRASAGYADAAAYFGDVILLAVPPGAIPQIGEDFGHLMQGKVVIDLTNPRADRDGPLTDEWLEMGTGLAMAQYLPGVRLVKAFNSLGARMLANPIGRSGEKIGVPIAGDDAEARDIVADLVRDTGLEPVIVGPLARAKEFDRGSPVWVSGQSAQELREALNLR